The following are from one region of the Streptococcus sp. 1643 genome:
- a CDS encoding class I SAM-dependent methyltransferase, which produces MSKMYYAENPDAAHDIHELRVELLGENMTFLTDAGVFSKKMVDFGSQLLLKCLEVNEGETVLDVGCGYGPLGITLVKAYGVQATMVDINNRALDLARQNAERNKVEATIFQSNIYEQVEGKFDHVISNPPIRAGKQVVHEIIEKSRDFLKDRGDLTIVIQKKQGAPSAKSKMEDVFGNCEIVKKDKGYYILRSVKE; this is translated from the coding sequence ATGAGTAAAATGTATTATGCAGAAAATCCTGATGCTGCTCACGACATTCATGAGTTAAGAGTGGAGTTGTTGGGAGAAAACATGACCTTTTTGACGGATGCGGGTGTTTTTAGCAAGAAAATGGTTGACTTTGGGAGTCAGCTCTTGCTCAAGTGTCTAGAGGTAAATGAAGGAGAGACGGTCCTTGATGTCGGCTGTGGGTACGGTCCCCTTGGTATTACTTTGGTCAAGGCTTACGGAGTTCAGGCAACTATGGTCGATATCAATAATCGTGCCTTGGACCTAGCGCGACAAAATGCTGAACGTAATAAAGTAGAAGCAACGATTTTCCAATCCAATATCTATGAACAAGTTGAAGGGAAGTTTGACCATGTTATTTCCAATCCGCCGATTCGAGCGGGCAAACAGGTTGTTCATGAGATTATCGAAAAGAGCAGAGATTTCTTGAAAGACAGAGGAGATTTAACCATCGTCATTCAGAAAAAACAAGGAGCTCCAAGTGCTAAAAGTAAGATGGAAGACGTTTTTGGAAATTGTGAAATCGTAAAGAAAGATAAGGGATACTATATCCTTAGAAGTGTGAAAGAATGA
- the coaA gene encoding type I pantothenate kinase, giving the protein MTNEFLHFEKISRQTWQSLHRKTTPPLTEEELESIKSFNDQISLQDVTDVYLPLVHLIHIYKRTKDDLAFSKGIFLQRESKSQPFIIGVSGSVAVGKSTTSRLLQILLSRTLPDATVELVTTDGFLYPNQTLIDQDILNRKGFPESYDMEALLNFLDRLKNGQDVDIPVYSHEVYDIVPGEKQRVKAADFVIVEGINVFQNPQNERLYITDFFDFSIYVDAAVEDIESWYLDRFLKLLSFAQNDPNSYYHRFTQMPIGEVEAFAHQVWTSINLTNLQNYIEPTRNRAEVILHKTKNHEIDEIYLKK; this is encoded by the coding sequence ATGACCAACGAATTTTTACATTTTGAAAAAATCAGTCGCCAGACTTGGCAATCATTGCATCGCAAAACAACCCCTCCCTTGACAGAGGAAGAGTTAGAATCCATCAAGAGTTTCAATGACCAGATTAGTCTACAGGACGTAACAGATGTCTATCTTCCCCTAGTTCATCTTATCCATATTTACAAGCGCACCAAGGATGATTTGGCTTTTTCAAAAGGAATTTTTCTCCAACGTGAAAGCAAATCCCAACCTTTTATTATTGGGGTTTCTGGTAGTGTTGCTGTGGGGAAATCGACCACTAGTCGCTTACTTCAGATTCTTCTATCACGCACTCTTCCAGATGCTACTGTAGAATTGGTGACGACTGACGGTTTTCTCTATCCCAATCAAACCTTGATTGACCAAGATATCTTAAATCGCAAAGGTTTTCCTGAAAGTTATGATATGGAAGCCTTGCTGAATTTTCTTGACCGCCTAAAGAATGGGCAAGATGTCGATATTCCTGTCTATTCTCATGAAGTGTATGACATCGTTCCTGGAGAGAAACAACGTGTCAAAGCTGCTGATTTTGTCATTGTCGAAGGCATCAACGTCTTTCAAAACCCTCAAAATGAGCGCCTTTACATTACTGATTTCTTTGATTTCTCCATCTATGTGGATGCAGCAGTTGAAGACATTGAAAGCTGGTATCTGGATCGTTTCTTAAAGCTGCTCAGCTTTGCCCAAAATGATCCCAACAGCTACTACCACCGCTTTACGCAAATGCCGATTGGAGAAGTTGAAGCCTTTGCTCACCAGGTTTGGACCAGCATTAATCTCACAAATCTACAAAACTATATCGAACCGACAAGGAATCGCGCCGAGGTCATTCTCCACAAGACTAAAAACCATGAAATCGATGAAATTTACCTAAAAAAATAA
- the rpsT gene encoding 30S ribosomal protein S20: MANIKSAIKRAELNVKQNEKNSAQKSAMRTAIKAFEANPSEELFRAASSAIDKAETKGLIHKNKASRDKARLSAKLAK, translated from the coding sequence TTGGCAAACATTAAATCAGCTATCAAACGCGCTGAATTGAACGTTAAACAAAACGAAAAAAACTCAGCTCAAAAATCAGCTATGCGTACTGCTATCAAAGCTTTCGAAGCAAACCCTTCTGAAGAACTTTTCCGTGCTGCTAGCTCAGCTATCGACAAAGCAGAAACTAAAGGTTTGATTCATAAAAACAAAGCAAGCCGCGATAAAGCTCGTCTTTCAGCTAAACTTGCTAAATAA
- a CDS encoding DNA topology modulation protein: MKIAIIGYSGAGKSTLAERLSSHYSIPKLHMDTLQFQPGWQDSDPEWMLTEMKNFLTKHEAWVIDGNYSWCCYEERMLEADQIIFLNFSPWTCLFRAFKRYLTYRGKVRESMAAGCPERFDWEFIRWILWDGRTIPAKERYQQVQETYSEKVIVLRSQKEMDYFLENLVHNKKNQRA, from the coding sequence ATGAAAATAGCAATCATCGGATATTCTGGAGCCGGCAAGTCCACTCTGGCAGAAAGGTTATCTAGCCACTACTCCATCCCCAAACTGCATATGGACACACTCCAATTTCAACCTGGTTGGCAAGACAGTGACCCCGAATGGATGTTGACCGAAATGAAAAACTTTCTCACAAAGCACGAAGCTTGGGTCATCGACGGCAACTACTCTTGGTGTTGCTATGAAGAAAGAATGCTGGAAGCTGACCAAATCATCTTTCTCAATTTTTCACCATGGACTTGTCTCTTTCGAGCCTTTAAACGGTATCTCACATACCGAGGCAAGGTCAGAGAAAGTATGGCTGCAGGTTGCCCTGAACGCTTTGACTGGGAATTTATCAGATGGATTCTCTGGGATGGGCGTACAATACCTGCTAAAGAACGCTATCAGCAGGTTCAAGAAACCTACTCTGAGAAAGTAATTGTCCTCCGGTCTCAAAAGGAGATGGACTACTTCTTAGAAAATCTCGTACATAACAAGAAAAACCAACGTGCCTAA
- the metG gene encoding methionine--tRNA ligase, which translates to MSEKNFYITTPIYYPSGKLHIGSAYTTIACDVLARYKRLMGYDVFYLTGLDEHGQKIQQKAEEAGITPQAYVDGMAVGVKELWQLLDISYDKFIRTTDDYHEKVVAQVFERLLAQDDIYLGEYSGWYSVSDEEFFTESQLAEVFRDEAGNVTGGIAPSGHEVEWVSEESYFLRLSKYQDRLVEFFKSHPDFITPDGRLNEMLRNFIEPGLEDLAVSRTTFTWGVPVPSNPKHVVYVWIDALLNYATALGYGQDEHANYDKFWNGTVFHMVGKDILRFHSIYWLILLMMLDMKLPDRLIAHGWFVMKDGKMSKSKGNVVYPEMLVERYGLDPLRYYLMRSLPVGSDGTFTPEDYVGRINYELANDLGNLLNRTVSMINKYFDGQIPAYVEGVTEFDNALAEVAEQSIADYHTHMEAVDYPRALEAVWTLISRTNKYIDETAPWVLAKDEEHRDQLASVMSHLAASLRVVAHMIEPFMMETSRAVLTQLGLAEVSSLENLSLADFPAGVTVVAKGTPIFPRLDMEEEIAYIKEQMEGNKPAVEKEWNPDEVELKLNKDEIKFEDFDKVEIRVAEVKEVSKVEDSDKLLQFRLDAGDGEDRQILSGIAKYYPNEQELVGKKVQIVANLKPRKMMKKYVSQGMILSAEHDGKLTLLTVDPAVPNGSVIG; encoded by the coding sequence ATGTCTGAAAAGAATTTTTATATTACAACACCGATTTACTATCCATCTGGTAAACTTCATATTGGTTCTGCCTACACAACCATCGCTTGTGATGTCCTAGCTCGCTACAAACGCCTCATGGGCTACGATGTCTTTTATCTGACAGGTCTTGACGAGCATGGTCAGAAAATCCAGCAAAAAGCGGAAGAAGCTGGCATCACACCTCAAGCCTATGTTGATGGGATGGCAGTTGGTGTCAAAGAACTCTGGCAATTACTTGATATCTCGTACGATAAATTTATCCGTACGACGGATGACTACCATGAAAAAGTAGTGGCGCAAGTCTTTGAACGTTTACTTGCTCAAGATGACATCTACCTAGGTGAATATTCTGGTTGGTATTCAGTTTCAGATGAAGAATTCTTTACAGAAAGCCAGCTTGCAGAAGTTTTCCGTGATGAAGCTGGAAATGTAACGGGCGGTATTGCTCCATCAGGTCACGAGGTTGAATGGGTTTCAGAAGAGTCTTATTTCCTTCGCCTCAGCAAATACCAAGATCGTTTGGTAGAATTTTTCAAATCTCACCCTGACTTCATCACTCCAGATGGTCGTCTTAATGAAATGCTTCGTAACTTTATTGAGCCAGGTTTGGAAGACTTAGCGGTTTCTCGTACAACCTTTACCTGGGGTGTGCCAGTCCCATCCAATCCAAAACATGTTGTCTACGTTTGGATTGATGCCCTTCTCAACTATGCGACTGCTCTTGGTTACGGTCAAGACGAACATGCTAACTATGATAAATTCTGGAATGGAACAGTCTTCCACATGGTCGGAAAAGACATTCTTCGTTTCCACTCAATCTACTGGCTAATCCTTCTCATGATGTTGGATATGAAATTGCCTGACCGCTTGATTGCCCACGGTTGGTTCGTCATGAAAGACGGCAAGATGTCTAAGTCTAAAGGGAATGTGGTCTATCCTGAAATGCTAGTAGAACGTTATGGACTTGATCCACTTCGTTACTACCTCATGCGTAGTCTTCCAGTCGGTTCAGACGGAACCTTTACTCCTGAGGACTACGTCGGCCGTATCAACTATGAACTAGCCAATGACCTTGGAAATCTCCTCAACCGTACGGTTTCCATGATCAACAAGTACTTTGATGGTCAAATCCCTGCCTATGTAGAGGGTGTAACAGAGTTTGATAATGCTCTTGCTGAGGTTGCAGAACAATCAATCGCAGACTACCATACACACATGGAAGCCGTTGATTACCCACGTGCTTTAGAAGCAGTATGGACTCTTATCTCACGTACCAACAAATACATCGATGAGACAGCCCCATGGGTCTTGGCTAAGGATGAAGAGCACCGTGACCAATTGGCAAGTGTTATGAGTCACTTAGCAGCTAGCCTTCGCGTTGTAGCTCACATGATTGAACCATTTATGATGGAAACCAGTCGTGCAGTTTTGACTCAACTTGGTTTAGCAGAAGTTTCTAGTCTTGAAAACTTGAGTTTGGCTGATTTCCCTGCAGGTGTAACAGTCGTTGCCAAAGGAACACCAATCTTCCCACGTCTGGATATGGAAGAAGAGATTGCCTATATCAAGGAACAAATGGAAGGCAACAAACCAGCTGTCGAAAAAGAATGGAATCCAGACGAAGTTGAACTCAAACTCAACAAGGATGAAATCAAGTTCGAAGACTTTGACAAGGTTGAGATCCGTGTCGCAGAAGTCAAAGAAGTTTCTAAAGTGGAAGATTCTGATAAGTTGCTCCAATTCCGCCTAGATGCTGGTGATGGCGAAGACCGTCAAATCCTCTCAGGAATTGCAAAATACTATCCAAATGAGCAAGAATTGGTCGGCAAGAAAGTCCAAATCGTTGCCAACCTCAAACCACGCAAGATGATGAAAAAATATGTCAGTCAAGGAATGATCCTCTCAGCTGAACATGATGGAAAATTAACCCTTCTCACAGTTGATCCAGCTGTACCAAACGGAAGTGTGATTGGCTAA
- a CDS encoding ABC transporter permease, whose product MQNLKFAFSSIMAHKMRSFLTMIGIIIGVSSVVVIMALGDSMSRQVNKNMTKSQKDIHVFFSPIKSKDGSFTQKQSALTVSGKEEDVHVEPPKPLESWVKEAAKLKGVDSYYVTNSTNVTLSYKDKKVERATLTGGNSTYMNAVENEIVAGRSLRPQDYKEFASVILLDEELAKSLFDSPEAAVNQIISVNEFSYRVIGVYSSNEAKTAKAFGIGGLPITTNISLAANFNTDEISNIVFRVNDTSLTQTLGPELARKLTEIAGLQQGEYQVADATAAFQEVQQLFGFMTTIISAIAGISLFVGGTGVMNIMLVSVTERTREIGLRKALGATRANILVQFLIESMILTLLGGVIGLGIAAGMTMLAGVLLQNMIAGIEVGVSLPIALFSLAVSASVGMIFGVLPANKASKLDPIEALRYE is encoded by the coding sequence ATGCAGAATCTGAAATTTGCCTTTTCATCCATCATGGCCCACAAGATGCGTTCCTTCCTCACCATGATTGGGATTATCATCGGAGTTTCGTCTGTCGTTGTCATCATGGCTCTGGGAGACTCCATGTCGCGTCAGGTCAATAAAAACATGACCAAATCGCAGAAGGATATCCACGTCTTTTTCTCTCCTATCAAAAGCAAGGACGGCTCCTTTACGCAGAAACAATCCGCTTTGACAGTCAGTGGGAAAGAAGAGGATGTTCATGTTGAACCACCAAAACCACTGGAGTCTTGGGTCAAGGAGGCTGCTAAACTTAAAGGAGTAGACAGTTACTATGTCACCAACTCGACCAACGTTACCTTGTCTTATAAGGATAAGAAGGTTGAACGAGCGACTCTGACAGGCGGAAATAGCACCTACATGAACGCAGTTGAAAATGAAATCGTTGCGGGTAGAAGTCTAAGACCGCAAGACTACAAGGAATTTGCCAGTGTGATTTTGCTGGATGAAGAACTAGCCAAGAGTTTGTTTGATAGTCCAGAAGCTGCGGTTAATCAAATCATCTCTGTCAATGAATTTAGTTACCGTGTGATTGGCGTTTATAGTAGCAATGAAGCTAAAACTGCTAAAGCCTTTGGGATTGGTGGTCTTCCAATTACGACCAATATCTCTCTAGCAGCCAATTTTAATACTGATGAAATCTCGAACATCGTCTTTCGTGTCAATGATACTAGTCTAACGCAGACCTTGGGTCCAGAGTTGGCTCGAAAACTGACTGAGATTGCAGGTCTTCAACAAGGGGAGTACCAAGTTGCGGATGCAACTGCCGCCTTCCAAGAGGTACAACAACTATTTGGTTTTATGACAACCATTATCAGTGCCATCGCAGGAATCTCTCTCTTTGTCGGGGGAACTGGTGTTATGAATATCATGCTGGTTTCGGTGACAGAACGCACGCGTGAGATTGGTCTGCGGAAAGCTCTCGGAGCTACTCGGGCTAATATCTTGGTACAGTTTTTGATTGAATCCATGATCTTGACCTTGCTAGGTGGTGTCATCGGTCTTGGGATTGCTGCTGGAATGACCATGTTAGCTGGAGTATTGCTTCAAAACATGATTGCAGGTATCGAAGTTGGGGTTTCCCTCCCAATCGCTCTCTTTAGCTTGGCTGTGTCAGCAAGTGTTGGGATGATTTTCGGAGTCTTGCCGGCCAATAAAGCCTCTAAGCTTGATCCAATCGAAGCTCTTCGCTATGAATAA
- a CDS encoding ABC transporter ATP-binding protein — protein MKKLISLKNICRSYRNGDQELQVLKNINLEVHEGEFVAIMGPSGSGKSTLMNTIGMLDTPTSGEYYLDGQEVAGLGEKQLAKVRNQQIGFVFQQFFLLSKLNALQNVELPLIYAGVSASKRRKLAEEFLEKVELTERSHHLPSELSGGQKQRVAIARALVNNPSIILADEPTGALDTKTGNQIMQLLVELNKEGKTIIMVTHEPEIAAYAKRQIVIRDGIISSDSAQVEKEEN, from the coding sequence ATGAAGAAACTAATTAGTCTCAAAAATATCTGCAGGAGTTATCGAAATGGTGACCAAGAACTGCAGGTCCTTAAAAATATCAATCTAGAAGTTCATGAAGGTGAGTTTGTTGCCATTATGGGACCTTCTGGTTCTGGTAAGTCCACTTTGATGAATACCATTGGAATGTTGGATACACCAACCAGTGGAGAGTATTATCTTGATGGCCAAGAAGTAGCAGGTCTTGGAGAGAAACAACTGGCCAAGGTCCGCAACCAGCAAATCGGCTTTGTCTTTCAGCAGTTCTTTCTCTTGTCCAAACTCAATGCGCTTCAAAATGTCGAATTGCCCTTGATTTACGCTGGTGTTTCGGCTTCAAAACGTCGGAAATTGGCTGAGGAATTTCTGGAAAAGGTTGAGCTGACGGAGCGCAGTCATCATTTGCCTTCCGAGTTATCAGGTGGTCAAAAACAACGTGTAGCGATTGCGCGTGCCTTGGTAAATAATCCCTCTATCATCCTAGCAGACGAACCTACAGGAGCCTTGGATACCAAGACAGGAAATCAAATCATGCAGTTGTTGGTGGAGTTAAACAAGGAAGGGAAAACCATTATCATGGTCACGCATGAACCTGAGATTGCTGCCTATGCCAAACGCCAGATTGTTATTCGTGATGGGATCATCTCGTCTGACAGTGCTCAGGTAGAAAAGGAGGAAAACTAA
- a CDS encoding efflux RND transporter periplasmic adaptor subunit encodes MKRNKKAKKWQLYTAIGVASAIVIGAAGILIFRQPSQSAVKEETSHIVTAKEGSVASSVLLSGTVTAKNEQYVYFDASKGDLDEILVSVGDKVEEGQALVKYSSADAQAAYDAADRAVAKADRHIEELNKARENASAVPASPQVPTEAGLPEQAQAATSSVSSIDSQISDAKDNRADAVAQLNKAQAQLDAATVLSTLEGTVVEVNRNVSKSPTGNSQVVVHVVSNENLQVKGELSEYNLANLSVGQEVTFTSKVYQDKSWTGKISYISDYPKNNGEAANAALGGNTGSKYPYTVDVTSDIGELKQGFSVSVEVKNKSKAILVPLTSVVTENDKNYVWVVDDQKKAKKVEVTLGNADADNQEITSGVTDGAKVISNPTSSLEEGKEVKADEETN; translated from the coding sequence ATGAAAAGAAATAAGAAGGCAAAAAAATGGCAATTATACACAGCGATTGGTGTTGCCAGTGCTATTGTTATCGGTGCTGCGGGGATTTTGATTTTTAGACAACCTTCCCAGTCAGCTGTCAAGGAGGAAACCTCTCATATCGTTACTGCTAAGGAAGGTTCTGTTGCTTCATCGGTTCTCTTGTCAGGTACGGTTACAGCAAAAAATGAACAATACGTTTATTTTGATGCTAGTAAGGGAGATTTAGATGAAATTCTCGTTTCGGTTGGAGACAAGGTCGAAGAAGGACAAGCTTTGGTCAAATACAGCAGTGCAGATGCTCAAGCTGCCTATGATGCAGCCGATCGTGCAGTTGCAAAGGCAGACCGTCATATCGAGGAGTTAAACAAAGCTCGTGAAAATGCATCAGCTGTACCAGCTTCCCCACAAGTTCCAACAGAAGCAGGACTCCCAGAACAAGCGCAAGCAGCGACTTCTTCCGTATCTTCTATTGATTCTCAAATCAGTGATGCCAAGGATAACCGTGCAGATGCTGTGGCTCAGCTCAACAAGGCTCAAGCTCAGCTGGATGCTGCAACTGTCCTCAGTACACTAGAAGGGACTGTAGTTGAAGTTAATCGTAATGTTTCCAAATCGCCAACGGGTAACAGCCAAGTGGTAGTACATGTCGTAAGTAATGAAAACTTGCAGGTCAAAGGGGAGTTGTCTGAATACAACCTTGCTAACCTTTCTGTAGGCCAAGAAGTTACCTTTACTTCGAAGGTTTACCAAGATAAGAGCTGGACAGGAAAAATCAGCTATATTTCTGATTATCCTAAGAACAATGGAGAAGCAGCAAATGCAGCTCTTGGAGGGAATACTGGATCTAAGTATCCTTATACTGTTGATGTGACTAGCGATATCGGTGAGTTGAAACAAGGCTTCTCTGTCAGTGTGGAAGTCAAAAACAAGAGTAAAGCCATCCTTGTTCCTTTGACAAGTGTTGTTACCGAAAATGACAAAAACTATGTCTGGGTCGTTGACGACCAGAAAAAAGCGAAGAAGGTAGAAGTTACTTTGGGGAATGCGGATGCAGACAATCAAGAAATTACTTCAGGTGTGACAGACGGAGCCAAGGTCATCAGTAATCCAACATCTTCCTTGGAAGAAGGAAAAGAGGTGAAGGCTGATGAAGAAACTAATTAG
- the gor gene encoding glutathione-disulfide reductase produces the protein MREYDIIAIGGGSGGIATMNRAGEHGAKAAVIEEKKLGGTCVNVGCVPKKIMWYGAQIAESFHHYGPDYGFTSSDVQFDFAKLRQNREAYIDRARSSYDGSFKRNGVDLIEGRAHFVDSHTVSVNGELIRAKHIVIATGARPSIPTIPGAELGGSSDDVFAWEQLPESVAILGAGYIAVELAGVLHALGVKTDLFVRRDRPLRGFDSYIVEGLVNEMEKTGLPLHTHKVPVKLEETEQGITIHFEDGSSHTASQVIWATGRRPNVDGLELEKAGVTLNQRGFIQVDEYQNTVVDGIYALGDVTGEKELTPVAIKAGRTLSERLFNGKTNAKMDYRTIPTVVFSHPAIGTVGLTEDQAIKEYGQDNIKVYKSSFASMYSAVTNHRQESRFKLITAGADEKVVGLHGLGYGVDEMIQGFAVAIKMGATKADFDATVAIHPTASEEFVTMR, from the coding sequence ATGAGAGAATATGATATCATCGCCATCGGTGGAGGAAGCGGCGGCATTGCCACTATGAACCGCGCTGGCGAACACGGTGCTAAAGCTGCTGTTATCGAAGAGAAAAAATTAGGTGGAACCTGCGTCAATGTCGGCTGTGTTCCTAAAAAAATCATGTGGTATGGAGCGCAAATCGCTGAAAGCTTCCACCACTACGGCCCTGACTATGGTTTTACAAGTTCAGATGTTCAATTTGATTTCGCAAAACTTCGTCAAAATCGTGAAGCCTACATCGACCGTGCCCGCTCATCTTATGATGGAAGTTTCAAGCGCAATGGGGTTGATTTGATTGAAGGTCGTGCTCATTTCGTTGATTCCCACACAGTCAGCGTCAATGGTGAATTGATTCGTGCCAAGCATATCGTGATTGCGACTGGGGCTCGTCCAAGCATCCCAACTATTCCTGGAGCTGAACTCGGTGGCAGCTCAGACGATGTCTTTGCTTGGGAGCAACTTCCTGAATCCGTTGCGATTCTTGGAGCTGGCTATATCGCTGTTGAATTAGCAGGTGTTCTCCACGCACTCGGAGTAAAAACTGATTTGTTTGTCCGCCGTGATCGTCCCTTGCGTGGTTTTGACAGCTACATCGTTGAAGGACTTGTCAATGAAATGGAAAAAACGGGTCTACCTTTGCACACACACAAGGTACCCGTCAAGCTCGAAGAAACGGAGCAAGGTATTACCATTCATTTCGAAGATGGTTCTAGTCACACTGCAAGCCAAGTTATCTGGGCTACTGGACGCCGTCCAAATGTAGATGGTCTTGAGTTAGAAAAGGCTGGCGTCACACTCAACCAACGTGGATTTATCCAAGTGGATGAGTATCAAAATACTGTTGTAGATGGTATTTATGCCCTTGGAGACGTTACTGGTGAGAAGGAACTAACTCCAGTAGCCATCAAGGCAGGACGTACCCTATCTGAACGCCTTTTCAACGGAAAAACAAATGCCAAGATGGATTACAGAACTATCCCTACTGTTGTCTTCTCCCACCCAGCAATCGGAACAGTCGGTTTAACTGAAGATCAAGCTATCAAAGAATACGGCCAAGATAACATCAAAGTCTACAAGTCAAGCTTTGCATCTATGTACTCAGCCGTTACAAACCATCGTCAAGAATCGCGCTTCAAACTTATCACCGCTGGTGCTGACGAAAAAGTTGTTGGTCTTCACGGACTTGGTTACGGAGTGGATGAGATGATTCAAGGATTCGCTGTTGCCATCAAGATGGGTGCAACCAAGGCAGACTTTGATGCTACAGTAGCTATCCACCCAACTGCCTCAGAAGAATTTGTAACCATGCGCTAA
- a CDS encoding biotin transporter BioY: MKKAHIYAIPAIGAALIAVLAQISLPIGPVPFTLQNFAIGLIATVFRPREAVLSVALYLLLGSIGLPVFAGGGAGFHVLFGPSAGYLWFDLVYAGLTSYLIHQNSGYIRIFLANLLGDSLVFVGGILSLHFLAGMPFDKALAVGVLPFILPDLGKIIAISFIGRPLLERLKSLPYFSR, from the coding sequence TTGAAAAAAGCTCATATCTATGCTATCCCTGCTATCGGTGCTGCTCTCATTGCCGTTTTGGCACAAATCAGTCTCCCTATCGGTCCTGTACCCTTTACTTTGCAAAACTTTGCAATCGGTCTGATTGCTACTGTTTTTAGACCCAGAGAAGCTGTTCTATCTGTAGCTCTCTATCTCCTGCTTGGTTCCATTGGTTTACCTGTTTTTGCAGGGGGAGGAGCTGGTTTTCACGTTTTATTCGGTCCAAGTGCAGGCTATCTTTGGTTCGACCTTGTTTATGCTGGACTTACATCTTATCTCATTCATCAAAATAGTGGCTACATTCGCATTTTCCTGGCCAACCTCTTGGGTGACTCCCTCGTCTTTGTCGGAGGTATTCTCAGCCTCCACTTCCTTGCTGGGATGCCATTTGATAAGGCGCTTGCAGTAGGTGTCCTTCCCTTTATCCTCCCTGACCTTGGTAAGATCATTGCCATTAGTTTCATTGGTCGTCCCCTACTAGAACGATTGAAAAGCCTTCCATATTTTTCAAGATAA
- a CDS encoding TetR/AcrR family transcriptional regulator: MAKNTRELIISSLITLAKKNPQRSSFTMTEIAAEAGISRQAIYQKHFNNFEDIIEYIHEETNQHIFSVFNKYCPNNDGDPISFLADHILPLIYEKREVINTLYTTQADPCWKEFLRGTYSEWVLKNVNYQLKYNFNKEDIAYIITTMAISFIEVWIRKDNPMPPEEYRETFIQLAKTSLCDYIVS, from the coding sequence ATGGCAAAGAATACTCGTGAGCTAATCATTAGTTCTCTCATCACACTAGCTAAGAAAAATCCTCAACGTAGTTCCTTTACAATGACTGAAATTGCTGCTGAAGCTGGTATTTCACGACAAGCGATTTATCAAAAGCACTTTAACAACTTTGAAGATATTATTGAGTACATTCACGAAGAGACCAATCAGCACATTTTTAGCGTCTTTAATAAGTACTGCCCTAACAATGATGGAGATCCTATCAGCTTTTTAGCAGACCATATACTTCCTCTCATATACGAAAAAAGGGAAGTTATTAACACCTTGTATACCACACAAGCCGACCCATGTTGGAAGGAATTTCTGCGTGGAACATACTCAGAGTGGGTACTAAAGAATGTCAATTACCAACTGAAATATAATTTTAATAAAGAGGACATCGCTTATATCATTACGACCATGGCCATCTCTTTTATTGAAGTCTGGATTCGTAAAGATAATCCAATGCCACCTGAAGAGTATAGAGAGACTTTCATTCAATTGGCTAAGACTTCTCTCTGTGACTATATTGTGTCCTAA
- a CDS encoding YdbC family protein: MAEFTFEIEEHLLTLSENDKGWTKELNRVSFNGAPAKFDIRAWSPDHTKMGKGITLSNEEFQVMVDAFKGGQ; the protein is encoded by the coding sequence ATGGCAGAATTTACATTTGAGATCGAAGAACACTTGCTCACCTTGTCTGAAAATGACAAAGGATGGACAAAAGAACTAAATAGAGTCAGCTTTAATGGTGCTCCAGCAAAGTTTGACATTCGCGCTTGGAGCCCCGACCATACCAAAATGGGAAAAGGAATCACCCTTTCCAATGAAGAATTTCAGGTAATGGTCGATGCCTTTAAAGGGGGACAATAA
- a CDS encoding ATP cone domain-containing protein has product MQVIKRNGEIAEFDPDKIYQAVLKAAQTVYVLTDDLRQNLAQVTKKVVLDLEEAKVERATISMIQSMVEHRLLGAGYITIAEHYISYRLQRDLERSGYGDHIAVHLHFEQIR; this is encoded by the coding sequence ATGCAAGTAATCAAACGTAATGGAGAAATTGCTGAATTTGATCCAGATAAAATTTACCAAGCTGTCCTAAAAGCAGCTCAAACAGTTTATGTTTTGACTGATGACTTACGTCAAAACTTAGCTCAAGTTACTAAGAAAGTCGTTTTGGACTTGGAAGAAGCAAAAGTGGAACGTGCCACTATCAGCATGATCCAATCAATGGTTGAACACCGCTTACTTGGAGCTGGCTACATTACCATTGCAGAACACTATATCTCTTATCGCTTGCAACGCGATTTGGAGAGAAGTGGCTATGGTGACCATATCGCAGTTCATCTTCATTTTGAACAAATCCGTTAA